One genomic window of Dermacentor andersoni chromosome 8, qqDerAnde1_hic_scaffold, whole genome shotgun sequence includes the following:
- the LOC140212913 gene encoding uncharacterized protein, translated as MNTAATIIATSSSPERASSTETPTKAIATTPTKAITTTLTVTTTPATTISTIPPIVYGPPTLYSVVCTVDCNIRMVVPPDGVCDFIFFDSLYVTCGGGVGDAQTTPKLQRFFDLAAQGNNTQFGCSIDALKLGEFVTDIEKSDSLKWAQEKLWANNVYHWGVMNIYHVLFFQDPDIVKKALEALKAAAQFSQLSSEKGVASHTFLGVYARWDLKPCENIGLHTKSVFSPDMIVVLGHFSYQENKFKGFFYNCFVFSPNLLMNVLYYSNRAARYYHALVST; from the exons TAGCTACTTCCAGTTCACCTGAGCGAGCATCAAGCACCGAGACCCCGACTAAAGCAATAGCTACGACCCCGACTAAAGCAATAACAACGACCCTGACTGTGACGACAACACCGGCCACCACCATATCAACGATACCAC CCATCGTTTACGGACCCCCGACCTTGTACTCTGTGGTGTGCACCGTGGACTGCAACATCAGGATGGTGGTCCCGCCGGACGGTGTTTGCGACTTTATATTTTTCGACTCTCTTTATGTGACTTGCGGTGGCGGAGTCGGCGACGCGCAAACGACGCCCAAGTTACAGCGTTTCTTCGACCTGGCCGCTCAAGGCAACAACACGCAGTTTGGATGCTCCATCGACGCATT AAAGCTTGGCGAATTTGTCACTGACATCGAGAAATCAGATTCCCTGAAATGGGCTCAGGAGAAACTGTGGGCAAACAACGTGTACCACTGGGGCGTCATGAATATCTATCACGTTCTATTTTTTCAAGACCCGGATATCGTGAAGAAAGCGCTCGAGGCCCTGAAG GCAGCGGCCCAGTTCTCCCAGCTTTCCTCAGAAAAAGGGGTGGCATCGCATACATTTCTCGGAGTATATGCCAGATGGGATCTGAAACCCTGTGAAAATATCGGCCTCCACACGAA GTCTGTCTTCTCACCGGACATGATTGTCGTGCTTGGACATTTTTCGTACCAAGAGAACAAGTTCAAGGGATTCTTCTACAACTGCTTTGTATTTTCGCCCAATCTGCTCATGAATGTGTTGTATTACAGTAACAGGGCCGCCCGCTACTATCATGCACTCGTAAGTACATAG